The Xiphias gladius isolate SHS-SW01 ecotype Sanya breed wild chromosome 9, ASM1685928v1, whole genome shotgun sequence genome window below encodes:
- the LOC120794576 gene encoding forkhead box protein K2-like: MAVVSGMSGSAVARLEGREFEYLMKKKSVTIGRNSSQGSVDVSMGHSSFISRRHLEIFTAGEDGTGTGEFYLRCLGKNGVFVDGVFQRRGAPPLQLPRMCCFRFPSTSIKITFTALSSDKKEPRNVPESPVKPVQPQISPLTINIPDNIAHLMSPLPSPTGTISAANSCPSSPRGAGLSSYRTGRVLAADLIGDNSQSENDKEASGEDSPKDDSKPPYSYAQLIVQAITMAPDKQLTLNGIYTHITKNYPYYRTADKGWQNSIRHNLSLNRYFIKVARSQEEPGKGSFWRIDPASEGKLIEQAFRKRRPRGVPCFRTPVGPLSSRSAPASPNHTGALSAHSSGVQTPDSLSREGSPVPMEPEPTPPTAPAQTATVQPKLAVIQEARFAQNSPGSPLNNQPVLIAVQRQMPQTTMKPVTYAMATPAIVTTTVSPAPVMQTVHVVHQIPAVTMATVGGQAAATVSQEPQENGGGEHQEIKVKVEPVPSITASSIGGVSRIIQSSQAAPLTTVTIVQQAPLGQHQLPIKAITQNGTHLVPISTAASTAVANPLHLLATHASASASLPTKRQNGELQDQPESKRVKTEESEEGEAAAAAANNNGTTDRAGEGGVSEQVGDK; encoded by the exons ATGGCGGTGGTAAGCGGGATGTCGGGGTCGGCGGTAGCCCGGCTAGAGGGCCGAGAATTCGAGTATCTGATGAAGAAAAAGTCGGTGACCATCGGCCGGAACTCCTCGCAGGGCTCGGTGGACGTCAGTATGGGACACTCCAGCTTCATCTCTCGGCGGCACCTCGAAATATTCACCGCGGGGGAGGACGGCACGGGCACGGGGGAATTCTACCTCCGATGCCTAGGAAAAAACGGGGTGTTTGTTGATGGGGTGTTCCAGAGAAGAGGGGCTCCACCTCTCCAGCTTCCACGAAT GTGTTGTTTCCGGTTCCCAAGCACAAGTATAAAGATTACGTTCACAGCCCTGTCCAGTGATAAGAAGGAGCCAAGGAACGTGCCGGAATCACCGGTCAAGCCCGTCCAGCCCCAAATTTCCCCACTGACCATTAACATTCCTGACAACATCGCCCACCTCATGAGCCCGTTGCCATCGCCTACCGGCACCATCAG TGCTGCAAACTCCTGTCCATCAAGTCCACGGGGCGCGGGACTCTCAAGCTACAGGACAGGCCGCGTTCTGGCTGCTGACCTCATAGGAGACAACTCCCAATCAGAAAACGACAAGGAGGCCTCAGGTGAAGACAGCCCCAAG GATGACTCCAAACCTCCATATTCATATGCACAACTAATAGTCCAAGCTATCACCATGGCCCCGGATAAACAGCTAACGCTGAATGGAATATACACCCACATCACCAAGAACTATCCCTACTACAGAACAGCTGATAAAGGCTGGCAG AACTCGATCCGCCACAACCTGTCCCTGAACCGGTACTTCATCAAAGTGGCCCGCTCTCAGGAAGAGCCGGGCAAAGGCTCATTCTGGCGGATCGACCCCGCCTCCGAGGGCAAGCTGATAGAACAGGCCTTCAGGAAGCGCAGGCCCAGGGGGGTGCCTTGCTTCAGGACCCCTGTGGGACCTCTTTCCTCCAG GAGTGCTCCAGCTTCTCCTAACCACACAGGAGCACTGTCTGCCCACTCCAGTGGGGTCCAGACCCCGGACAGCCTGTCCAGAGAGGGGTCCCCAGTCCCCATGGAGCCAGAGCCAACCCCTCCAACAGCCCCCGCCCAGACCGCTACAGTCCAGCCCAAACTCGCTGTCATCCAGGAGGCCCGCTTTGCACAGAACTCTCCTG GCTCCCCGCTCAACAACCAGCCAGTATTGATTGCCGTGCAGCGCCAGATGCCTCAAACGACCATGAAGCCTGTGACCTACGCCATGGCAACGCCAGCCATCGTGACGACGACAGTTAGCCCCGCCCCCGTCATGCAGACGGTGCACGTCGTCCACCAGATCCCAGCAGTCACCATGGCAACTGTTGGCGGACAGGCTGCTGCTACAGTGAGCCAAGAACCTCAGGAGAACGGAGGGGGAGAGCACCAAGAGATCAAAG TGAAAGTGGAGCCGGTGCCGTCCATCACAGCCTCGTCTATAGGTGGAGTCAGTCGTATCATCCAGAGCTCTCAGGCTGCTCCCCTGACAACAGTTACCATTGTGCAACAAGCCCCGCTCGGCCAGCACCAGCTCCCAATAAAGGCCATCACACAAAATGGGACGCACCTGGTCCCCATCAGTACTGCTGCGAGCACAG CCGTCGCGAACCCCCTCCACCTCTTGGCGACCCACGCCTCGGCCTCCGCGTCCCTCCCTACCAAGAGGCAGAATGGAGAACTGCAAGACCAGCCCGAATCAAAGAGagtgaaaacagaggagagcgaggagggtgaagcagcagcagcagccgccaaCAACAATGGCACCACGGACAGAGCTGGGGAAGGAGGGGTCAGTGAGCAGGTCGGCGACAAGTAG